Proteins encoded in a region of the Pelobates fuscus isolate aPelFus1 chromosome 11, aPelFus1.pri, whole genome shotgun sequence genome:
- the LOC134577683 gene encoding uncharacterized protein LOC134577683, with the protein MGTLPTPEESRTEPSISLMEKQPTPEESETVSSGATLEKGPAPEESKTRSSSSTQEKGQTLEESETGSSSAALEKGPTVEESETVSSSSALEKGPIPEESETGYSGSTLGKGPTPEESETGSLSSTQEKGPTLEESETVSSSSTLEKRPIPEESETGSSGSTLEKEPTPEESETGSLSSTQEKGPTLEESETVSSSSTLEKRPIPEESEIGSSISKLEKQSIQEKAKNKLDSQSTMENSLREELDRDTLKENGDLKCRAENQNMQENLESAMENTMRNVNVHLDAIVTFICQIPLVFSSILSLVINIIYLVLQILLYSLSQAPNILNNLGLKVKFREDKVLLFLLCISNYPSKYTLYHCI; encoded by the exons ATGGGTACACTACCCACCCCAGAGGAATCCAGAACTGAGCCTTCAATTTCCCTGATGGAAAAACAACCCACTCCAGAGGAATCAGAAACTGTGTCTTCAGGTGCAACTCTGGAAAAAGGACCCGCCCCAGAGGAATCAAAAACTAGGTCTTCGAGCTCAACCCAGGAAAAAGGACAAACTCTAGAGGAATCAGAAACTGGGTCTTCGAGCGCAGCTCTTGAAAAAGGACCAACTGTAGAGGAATCAGAAACTGTGTCTTCAAGTTCAGCTCTGGAAAAAGGACCCATTCCAGAGGAATCAGAAACTGGGTATTCAGGTTCAACCCTGGGAAAAGGACCTACCCCAGAGGAATCAGAAACTGGGTCTTTGAGCTCAACCCAGGAAAAAGGACCAACTTTAGAGGAATCAGAAACTGTGTCTTCAAGTTCAACCCTGGAAAAACGACCCATACCAGAGGAATCAGAAACTGGGTCTTCAGGTTCAACCCTGGAAAAAGAACCCACCCCAGAGGAATCAGAAACTGGGTCTTTGAGCTCAACCCAGGAAAAAGGACCAACTTTAGAGGAATCAGAAACTGTGTCTTCAAGTTCAACCCTGGAAAAACGACCCATACCAGAGGAATCGGAAATTGGGTCTTCAATTTCAAAGCTAGAAAAACAATCCATTcaagagaaggcaaaaaacaaGCTGGACTCTCAATCCACAATGGAAAATAGTTTAAGAGAGGAGCTGGACCGAGATACATTGAAAGAAAATGGGGATTTAAAATGTAGGGCAGAAAATCAAAACATGCAAGAAAATCTTGAGAGTGCTATGGAAAATACTATGAGAAACGTGAATGTCCACCTCGATGCGATTGTTACGTTTATCTGCCAGATCCCACTGGTCTTTTCTAGTATCCTAAGCCTTGTTATAAACATCATATATCTGGTTCTCCAGATTCTACTCTACTCATTGTCACAGGCTCCAAACATATTGAACAatctgg GTCTCAAGGTGAAATTCCGTGAGGATAAAGTCTTGTTATTCCTGCTTTGCATTTCTAATTATCCCAGTAAGTACACGTTGTATCACTGCATTTAA